Proteins from one Hydrogenophaga sp. SL48 genomic window:
- a CDS encoding SDR family oxidoreductase, producing the protein MAYSLDLSGRVALITGASGGLGEQFAKTLARAGAAVVLASRRTDRLMALRAHIEAEGGDAHVVALDVTDLASIKAAIAHAETEVGAIDILVNNSGVSTTQRLQDVTEEDFDFILNTNTKGAFFVAQEVAKRMLARAKGAAPGTYVGGRIINIASMAGLKVLPQIGVYCMSKAAVVHMTKAMAVEWGKYGINVNAICPGYIDTEINHHHWQTEQGQKLINMLPRKRVGQPADLDAILVMLASNESHFVNGAVIAADDGFGV; encoded by the coding sequence ATGGCCTACAGCCTTGACCTTTCCGGCCGTGTGGCCCTCATCACCGGTGCTTCGGGCGGCCTGGGCGAACAGTTTGCCAAGACCCTGGCCCGGGCAGGTGCGGCTGTGGTGCTGGCCAGCCGCCGCACCGATCGACTGATGGCGCTGCGCGCGCACATCGAGGCGGAGGGCGGCGACGCCCATGTGGTGGCGCTGGATGTGACCGATCTGGCGTCCATCAAGGCGGCCATCGCCCATGCCGAAACCGAGGTCGGCGCGATCGACATCCTGGTCAACAACTCGGGAGTGAGCACGACCCAGCGCCTGCAGGACGTGACCGAAGAAGACTTCGATTTCATCCTGAACACCAACACCAAAGGCGCTTTCTTCGTGGCCCAGGAAGTGGCCAAGCGCATGCTGGCGCGCGCCAAGGGTGCGGCACCGGGTACCTACGTGGGCGGTCGCATCATCAACATCGCGTCGATGGCCGGGCTCAAGGTGCTGCCGCAGATCGGCGTGTATTGCATGAGCAAGGCCGCCGTGGTGCACATGACCAAGGCCATGGCGGTGGAGTGGGGCAAGTACGGCATCAACGTCAACGCCATCTGCCCGGGCTACATCGACACCGAGATCAACCACCACCACTGGCAGACCGAGCAGGGCCAGAAACTCATCAACATGTTGCCGCGCAAGCGCGTGGGCCAGCCGGCCGACCTGGACGCGATCCTGGTCATGCTCGCTTCCAACGAGAGCCATTTCGTGAACGGCGCGGTCATTGCAGCGGATGACGGCTTCGGCGTCTGA
- a CDS encoding DMT family transporter: protein MAAGIAAGLGAGAFWGTTFVAPLVAPGFSSEDYTAGRFIACGLFSLAWMLWQTLMTSPKARSGLWPDAAQTGAALGLSVLGYTGYYLLLVYGIADAGAALPALIIGTLPVWMMLLGKPDHLRWVALLPGLVLTAAGMALMMDATSDAMGETGSGHLWRGVLLAVGAMLSWLAFGMLNARWIRRHPEVKSTAWANWLGLAAGLGGLLLWLGWGTAWHALVSRPGFGAFVFVCAFTGIGSAWIASVMWNVASRRLSTSLAGQLVVSETVFALIYAFVWSGDWPATAQLLACVLFVAGILASIRAHR, encoded by the coding sequence ATGGCTGCGGGCATTGCGGCTGGTCTGGGTGCAGGGGCGTTCTGGGGCACGACCTTTGTCGCGCCGCTGGTGGCACCCGGTTTCTCGTCGGAGGACTACACGGCGGGGCGGTTCATCGCCTGCGGCCTGTTTTCATTGGCGTGGATGCTGTGGCAGACGCTGATGACATCCCCGAAGGCACGCTCCGGCCTGTGGCCCGATGCGGCGCAGACGGGTGCAGCCCTCGGACTCAGCGTGCTGGGCTACACGGGCTACTACCTGCTGCTGGTCTACGGCATCGCGGACGCCGGGGCGGCGCTGCCGGCGCTGATCATCGGCACGCTGCCGGTCTGGATGATGCTGCTGGGCAAGCCGGATCACCTGCGCTGGGTGGCGCTCCTGCCTGGGCTGGTGCTGACCGCGGCCGGCATGGCGCTGATGATGGACGCCACCTCGGACGCAATGGGCGAGACCGGTTCGGGCCATTTGTGGCGAGGCGTGTTGCTCGCGGTCGGCGCCATGCTCAGCTGGCTGGCTTTCGGCATGCTCAACGCGCGCTGGATCCGCCGCCACCCCGAGGTCAAGTCCACCGCCTGGGCCAACTGGCTGGGGCTCGCGGCGGGTCTGGGCGGGCTGCTGCTCTGGCTGGGCTGGGGCACCGCCTGGCATGCACTGGTGTCACGGCCTGGCTTCGGCGCTTTTGTGTTCGTCTGTGCCTTCACTGGCATCGGCTCGGCCTGGATCGCGTCGGTGATGTGGAACGTGGCGAGCCGCCGCCTGAGCACCAGCCTGGCCGGCCAGCTCGTGGTGAGCGAAACCGTCTTTGCCTTGATTTATGCTTTTGTGTGGAGCGGCGACTGGCCGGCCACCGCTCAGCTGCTGGCGTGTGTGCTGTTCGTGGCCGGCATCCTGGCCTCCATCCGTGCACATCGATAG
- a CDS encoding acyl-CoA thioesterase, giving the protein MKLELPDDKTLVHSIVVPIRWGDMDAMGHVNNTIYFRYMEIARLDWFFGMGLPADPKGEGPVIVNAFCNFIRQLEFPGDVLVRTYAGTMGKSSFDTYHEMSRVDDPDTVCANGGATIVWVDFPRQKSVPMSDQARALIETAGGPPRLTKG; this is encoded by the coding sequence ATGAAGCTTGAACTGCCTGACGACAAGACACTGGTGCACTCCATCGTGGTGCCCATCCGCTGGGGCGACATGGACGCCATGGGCCATGTCAACAACACGATCTACTTCCGTTACATGGAGATCGCCCGGCTGGACTGGTTCTTCGGCATGGGGCTGCCGGCAGATCCCAAAGGAGAAGGGCCGGTGATCGTCAACGCTTTCTGCAACTTCATCCGGCAACTGGAGTTCCCGGGCGATGTGCTGGTGCGAACCTATGCGGGGACGATGGGCAAGAGCTCGTTCGACACCTACCACGAGATGTCGCGCGTCGACGACCCGGACACGGTGTGTGCCAATGGCGGTGCGACCATTGTCTGGGTGGATTTCCCCCGGCAGAAATCGGTGCCCATGTCCGATCAGGCGCGGGCGCTGATCGAGACGGCCGGTGGGCCCCCGAGGCTCACCAAAGGTTGA
- a CDS encoding peroxidase-related enzyme (This protein belongs to a clade of uncharacterized proteins related to peroxidases such as the alkylhydroperoxidase AhpD.): MSAKPRYPLPDLNSLPDDLKAKILEVQEKAGFVPNVFLGLARRPAEWRAFFAYHDALMTPEAVGRSSGLSKGDREMIVTTTSAANHCLYCVVAHGAILRIYEKKPLVADQVAVNHRKADITPRQRAMLDFAMKVCLASHEIDDADFAALAEHGFDDEDAWDIAAITAFFGLSNRVANVTGMMPNPEFYLMGRVPKAK; encoded by the coding sequence CCAAACCCCGCTATCCCCTGCCCGATCTGAACAGCCTGCCCGATGACCTCAAAGCCAAGATCCTTGAGGTGCAGGAGAAAGCAGGCTTCGTGCCCAACGTGTTCCTGGGGCTGGCGCGCCGCCCGGCCGAGTGGCGCGCGTTCTTCGCGTACCACGACGCGCTGATGACACCGGAGGCGGTGGGTCGCAGCTCGGGTCTGAGCAAGGGTGACCGCGAAATGATCGTCACCACCACCAGCGCGGCCAACCACTGCCTGTACTGCGTGGTCGCGCACGGCGCGATCCTGCGCATCTACGAGAAGAAACCGCTGGTGGCCGACCAGGTGGCGGTGAACCACCGCAAGGCCGACATCACACCACGCCAGCGCGCCATGCTCGACTTTGCGATGAAGGTCTGCCTGGCCTCGCACGAGATCGACGATGCCGATTTCGCCGCACTGGCCGAACACGGTTTCGACGACGAAGACGCCTGGGACATTGCCGCCATCACCGCCTTCTTCGGCCTCTCCAACCGGGTCGCCAACGTCACCGGGATGATGCCGAACCCCGAGTTCTACCTGATGGGTCGTGTGCCCAAGGCCAAGTAA